The following are encoded in a window of Castanea sativa cultivar Marrone di Chiusa Pesio chromosome 5, ASM4071231v1 genomic DNA:
- the LOC142633355 gene encoding kelch repeat-containing protein At3g27220, whose translation MVRPSGKHGSARLVVICVSLLGFVLIADFLWASSSSSSSSSAFSSYHDLILPSNDKPKQLPPKKKEDASGRVLSATFADLPGPELKWEKMAASPVPRLDGAAIQIKNLLYVFAGYGTIDSVHSHVDIYNFTDNTWGGRFDMPKEMAHSHLGMVTDGRYIYVVTGQYGPQCRGPTAHTFVLDTETKQWRDMPPLPVPRYAPATQLWRGRLHVMGGSKENRYDPALEHWSLAVKDGNALEKEWRTEIPIPRGGPHRACIVADDRLYVIGGQEGDFMAKPGSPIFKCSRRNEVVYGNVYMLDDEMKWKELPPMPKPDSHIEFAWVFVNNSFVIVGGTTDKHPVTKKMVLNGEVFQFNLGTLKWSVIGKLPFRVKTTLVGYWNGWLYFTSGQKDKGPNDPAPKKVIGDMYRTKLKLSL comes from the exons ATGGTAAGGCCCTCAGGGAAACATGGATCAGCGAGGCTTGTAGTGATATGCGTAAGTCTATTGGGGTTTGTTCTTATCGCTGATTTCCTctgggcttcttcttcttcttcttcttccagtTCGGCTTTTTCTTCATATCATGATCTAATTTTGCCTAGTAACGATAAACCAAAGCAATTGCCACCCAAAAAG AAGGAAGATGCATCTGGGAGAGTATTATCGGCAACTTTTGCTGATTTACCTGGCCCGGAATTAAAATGGGAAAAGATGGCAGCTTCACCCGTGCCTCGTTTAGATGGGGCTGccatacaaataaagaatctTCTATATGTTTTTGCTGGATATGGCACTATTGACTCC GTACATTCACATGTTGATATATACAATTTTACTGATAATACATGGGGAGGAAGATTTGATATGCCAAAAGAAATGGCACACTCACATTTAGGAATGGTAACAGATGGGAGATACATTTATGTAGTCACAGGGCAATATGGTCCACAGTGCAGAGGGCCTACTGCTCATACATTTGTGCTTGATACTGAGACAAAGCAATGGAGGGACATGCCGCCTTTACCAGTCCCTAG GTATGCTCCAGCAACTCAACTCTGGAGAGGTAGACTACATGTGATGGGTGGCAGCAAGGAGAACCGATATGATCCTGCATTAGAGCATTGGAGTCTTGCTGTAAAAGATGGCAATGCATTAGAAAAAGAGTGGAGGACTGAAATACCCATTCCCCGTGGAGGACCTCATAG GGCTTGTATTGTGGCTGATGATCGGCTTTACGTTATTGGTGGTCAAGAAGGTGATTTTATGGCAAAACCTGGATCACCAATTTTCAAGTGCTCTCGTAGGAATGAG GTGGTATATGGAAATGTTTACATGCTAGATGATGAGATGAAATGGAAAGAGTTACCTCCCATGCCGAAGCCAGATTCCCATATTGAATTTGCTTGGGTTTTTGTTAACAATTcttttgttattgttggagGCACAACAGATAAGCACCCTGTAACCAAGAAAATGGTTCTAAATGGAGAAGTATTCCAGTTCAACTTGGGTACACTG AAGTGGTCAGTGATTGGAAAACTTCCTTTCCGTGTGAAAACCACGCTAGTTGGATATTGGAATGGATGGTTGTACTTCACCTCCGGACAGAAAGACAAAGGACCAAATGATCCAGCACCAAAGAAGGTTATTGGAGACATGTATAGAACCAAATTGAAATTGAGCTTGtga
- the LOC142634155 gene encoding pentatricopeptide repeat-containing protein At3g29230-like, translated as MLISAPVRTPTWVSRRRLLEEKLSDLHKWTNLRQVKEVHAQIYKANLFQDLYVAPKLISAFSLCHQMVLAVNVFNQIQEPNVHLYNTLIRAHVHNSQPSQAFATFFQMLSDGVSPDNFTYPFLVKACSGESWFPVVQMVHAHVEKFGFFSDIFVPNSLIDSYSKCGFVGVNAARKLFMVMGERDIVSWNSMIGGLVKAGEVVEARKLFDEMPERDAVSWNTILDGYVKAEEMKMAFKLFEKMPERNVVSWSTMVLGYCKVGDMDMARMLFDKMPVKNLVTWTIIISGYAKKGLTKEAIGLYDRMEEAGLKSDDGAVISILAACAESGLLGLGEKVHASINRTKFKCSTLVSNALVDMYAKCGSLDKAYSVFNGMARRDVVSWNAMLQGLGMHGHGEEALRLFSRMKQDGFVPDKVTFIGVLCACTHAGFVEKGLQYFYTMARDYRIVPEVEHYGCMIDLLGRGGRLKEAFKLVRSMPMEPNAIIWGTLLGACRMHNAVDLAGEVVDHLVKLEPSDPGNFSLLSNIYAAAGDWDSVSKLRLQMRRTGIQKPSGASSIEVNDEVHEFTVLDKSHPRSDKIYQMINRLVQDLKEVGYVPKAYQ; from the coding sequence ATGTTAATTTCCGCGCCAGTCAGAACCCCAACATGGGTTTCAAGACGAAGACTTTTGGAAGAGAAACTATCAGACCTTCACAAATGGACCAATCTCAGACAGGTAAAGGAAGTCCATGCTCAAATTTACAAAGCCAATCTCTTCCAAGACCTCTATGTAGCACCCAAGCTTATATCTGCTTTCTCATTGTGCCACCAAATGGTGTTAGCAGTCAATGttttcaatcaaatccaagagcCCAATGTGCATCTGTACAATACTTTGATTAGAGCCCATGTTCATAACTCTCAGCCTTCACAGGCTTTTGCAACTTTCTTTCAAATGTTGAGTGATGGGGTTTCTCCTGATAATTTCACGTACCCTTTTCTTGTTAAAGCTTGTTCTGGTGAATCTTGGTTTCCGGTGGTGCAAATGGTTCATGCCCATGTTGAaaagtttgggtttttttcaGATATTTTTGTGCCCAATTCGCTTATTGATAGTTATTCAAAGTGTGGATTTGTTGGCGTTAATGCGGCAAGGAAGTTGTTTATGGTGATGGGGGAGAGAGATATTGTGTCTTGGAATTCTATGATTGGTGGTTTGGTGAAAGCGGGTGAGGTTGTGGAGGCACGTAAGctgtttgatgaaatgcctgAAAGGGACGCAGTTAGTTGGAATACAATTTTGGATGGGTATGTGAAGGCTGAAGAAATGAAAATGGCGTTTAAATTGTTTGAGAAGATGCCTGAGAGGAATGTTGTGTCTTGGTCAACCATGGTTTTAGGTTATTGTAAAGTTGGTGATATGGACATGGCAAGAATGTTGTTTGATAAGATGCCTGTTAAGAATTTGGTTACTTGGACTATAATTATATCTGGGTATGCCAAAAAGGGGCTTACAAAGGAGGCGATTGGCTTGTATGATAGAATGGAGGAGGCTGGGTTGAAGTCTGATGATGGGGCTGTCATTAGTATATTGGCTGCTTGTGCGGAGTCTGGTTTGCTTGGATTGGGTGAGAAAGTTCATGCTTCTATTAATAGGACTAAATTTAAGTGTAGTACTCTAGTTTCAAATGCATTGGTTGATATGTATGCAAAGTGCGGTAGCTTAGACAAGGCATATAGTGTCTTTAATGGGATGGCAAGGAGAGATGTGGTATCTTGGAATGCAATGCTCCAAGGGTTAGGCATGCATGGTCACGGTGAGGAAGCACTTCGGCTTTTCTCTAGAATGAAACAAGATGGGTTTGTGCCAGATAAAGTTACCTTCATTGGTGTGTTATGTGCTTGTACGCATGCAGGCTTTGTTGAGAAGGGCCTTCAATATTTCTACACAATGGCGAGAGACTACAGGATTGTTCCCGAAGTTGAGCATTATGGTTGCATGATTGACTTATTAGGTCGTGGAGGGCGTCTAAAGGAAGCTTTTAAGCTTGTGCGTAGCATGCCAATGGAACCAAATGCCATTATATGGGGTACCCTTTTGGGCGCGTGCCGAATGCATAATGCTGTGGATCTTGCTGGGGAGGTTGTGGATCACCTGGTCAAATTAGAACCATCAGATCCCgggaatttttctttgttgtcaAATATTTATGCTGCAGCTGGAGATTGGGACAGTGTTTCCAAATTAAGGCTGCAAATGAGGAGAACAGGAATCCAAAAACCATCAGGGGCTAGTTCTATAGAGGTCAATGATGAGGTGCATGAATTTACGGTTTTAGATAAATCACACCCTAGATCAGATAAAATATATCAGATGATTAACAGATTGGTTCAGGACCTTAAGGAGGTTGGATATGTACCAAAAGCATATCAATAG
- the LOC142636613 gene encoding putative membrane protein At1g16860, with the protein MGSRIPSHQLSNGLYVSGRPEQPKERTPTMSSVAVPYTGGDIKKSGELGKMFDIPVDGSKSRKSGPITGAPSRTGSFGGAGTQSGPIMPNAAARAVYTTSGPVSSGGTSGSASLKKSNSGPLNKHGEPLKKSSGPQSGGVTPTGRQNSGPLPPNLPTTGLITSGPISSGPLNSSGAPRKVSGPLDSMGSMKLQGSTVVHNQAVTILTQDDAFSIKRNIPKLILWSLILLFVMGFIAGGFILGAVHNAILLIVVVALFTLVAGLFIWNTFWGRRAIIGYIGRYPDSELRTAKNGQYVKVSGVVTCGNVPLESSFQKIPRCVYTSTSLYEYRGWDSKAANPSHRHFTWGLRSLERRVVDFYISDFQSGLRALVKTGCGAKVTPYVDDSIVIDVNPQTEELSPEFIRWLGERNLSSDERVMRLKEGYIKEGSTVSVMGVVHRNENVLMIVPTAEPITTGCQWTKCILSSILDGIVLRCEDASKNDVIPV; encoded by the exons ATGGGTTCCAGAATCCCATCTCATCAGCTCAGCAATGGCCTTTATGTATCAGGGAGGCCAGAGCAGCCCAAGGAAAGAACTCCAACTATGAGCTCTGTTGCTGTGCCCTATACTGGAGGAGATATCAAGAAGTCAGGAGAACTGGGGAAAATGTTTGATATTCCTGTGGATGGCTCTAAATCTAGGAAATCTGGACCTATAACTGGTGCTCCGTCAAGGACTGGGTCTTTTGGAGGTGCTGGTACACAATCAGGACCAATAATGCCTAATGCTGCAGCACGGGCTGTCTATACCACTTCAGGTCCTGTATCTTCTGGAGGCACGTCTGGTTCAGCTTCGTTAAAGAAATCAAATTCTGGACCACTAAATAAGCACGGTGAGCCCTTGAAGAAGTCATCTGGTCCTCAATCTGGTGGAGTAACACCAACAGGCCGTCAAAACTCTGGGCCTCTTCCCCCTAATCTCCCAACAACAGGTCTCATTACATCTGGGCCCATTTCTTCAGGCCCTTTAAATTCTTCTGGGGCCCCTCGGAAGGTATCTGGTCCTCTGGATTCTATGGGATCAATGAAACTACAAGGTTCCACTGTTGTTCACAATCAGGCTGTGACTATTCTTACTCAAGATGATGCGTTTTCCATTAAGAGGAACATTCCAAAGTTAATATTATGGTCGCTAATTCTACTATTCGTGATGGGGTTCATTGCTGGAGGATTTATTCTTGGAGCGGTCCACAATGCCATTCTCCTCATTGTGGTTGTGGCTCTTTTCACTTTAGTTGCTGGATTATTCATTTGGAACACTTTTTGGGGGAGAAGAGCTATCATTGGTTACATTGGTCGTTATCCTGATTCAGAGCTTAGAACTGCAAAGAATGGGCAATATGTGAAGGTCTCTGGG gtGGTCACCTGTGGTAATGTGCCTCTTGAGTCATCTTTCCAAAAGATTCCTAGATGTGTATATACATCAACAAGTTTATATGAGTATCGAGGATGGGATTCAAAAGCTGCCAACCCTTCACATCGTCATTTTACTTGGGGGCTCAGATCGTTAGAA AGGCGTGTGGTTGATTTCTACATCTCCGATTTCCAATCTGGGTTGAGAGCATTGGTAAAGACTGGCTGTGGAGCAAAGGTGACTCCTTATGTTGATGACTCAATTGTCATTGATGTTAATCCACAAACTGAAGAATTGTCCCCCGAGTTCATCAGGTGGTTGGGAGAGAGGAACCTCTCCAGTGATGAACGTGTAATGCGGTTAAAAGAAGG GTATATCAAAGAGGGAAGCACAGTTAGTGTAATGGGAGTTGTTCACAGAAATGAAAATGTGCTTATGATTGTCCCTACAGCAGAGCCAATCACAACAGGATGCCAATGGACCAAATGCATTTTGTCTTCTATCCTTGACGGTATTGTTTTAAGGTGTGAAGACGCATCAAAGAATGATGTCATACCAGTTTAG